The following coding sequences lie in one Rutidosis leptorrhynchoides isolate AG116_Rl617_1_P2 chromosome 6, CSIRO_AGI_Rlap_v1, whole genome shotgun sequence genomic window:
- the LOC139852917 gene encoding U-box domain-containing protein 8: protein MAANNDHYPDDFKCPISLEIMSDPVILSSGHTFDRSSIQRWLDAGHRTCPITKLPLSDSPSLIPNHTLRSLISSYTALNLTKPNQNQEKPETLISILTSKSSSPDVKLDSIEKLCHFSKRDFDVRKRLTESGAVAAVLGCVSMVNFVTLQEKALKLLLNLSLDDDNKVGLVAEGAICSIVDVLCGGESADCRATAATVLTSLAVVEVNKATIGAYPFAIRGLVTLLREGGGRERKEAATALYALCSFPDNRRRAVECGAVEILINLLNLGLERAVEVLGLLAKCKRGREEMVRFNGCVKILIRVLSNGSSRGVQYALLTLNSLCLSNEVICMEALEEGVFELCLRFLEDDNEKVRRNASNLIKVFGGAGCV, encoded by the coding sequence ATGGCAGCAAACAACGACCACTATCCAGATGACTTCAAATGCCCAATTTCTCTTGAAATCATGTCGGACCCAGTTATACTTTCTTCCGGTCATACCTTTGACCGCAGCTCAATCCAACGTTGGCTCGACGCCGGTCACCGTACTTGTCCAATTACCAAATTACCCCTCTCCGATTCACCTTCTTTAATCCCTAATCACACCCTTCGAAGCTTAATTTCCAGTTACACAGCTCTGAATTTAACCAAACCCAATCAAAATCAAGAAAAACCTGAAACCCTAATTTCAATTTTAACTTCAAAATCGTCGTCACCGGATGTCAAACTTGATTCAATTGAAAAGCTTTGTCATTTTTCAAAACGTGATTTTGATGTTCGTAAGCGGCTGACGGAGTCCGGCGCAGTCGCGGCGGTGTTGGGCTGCGTTTCTATGGTAAATTTTGTTACTTTACAAGAAAAAGCTTTAAAATTGTTGTTGAATTTGAGTTTAGATGATGATAATAAAGTGGGTTTGGTTGCTGAGGGTGCAATTTGTAGTATTGTTGATGTTTTATGCGGCGGTGAGTCTGCTGATTGCCGCGCTACTGCGGCGACGGTGTTGACTAGTCTTGCGGTGGTGGAAGTTAATAAAGCAACAATTGGGGCCTACCCTTTTGCTATTAGGGGGTTGGTGACACTTTTAAGGGAGGGTGGTGGGCGTGAGAGGAAAGAGGCGGCAACCGCGCTTTACGCGTTATGTTCGTTTCCGGATAACCGGAGACGAGCGGTTGAATGTGGGGCGGTTGAAATTTTGATAAATTTGTTGAATTTAGGGCTCGAAAGGGCGGTTGAGGTATTGGGTTTATTGGCTAAATGTAAAAGAGGAAGAGAAGAAATGGTGAGGTTTAATGGTTGTGTAAAGATTTTGATTCGTGTTTTGAGTAATGGGAGTTCGAGAGGTGTTCAATATGCACTTTTGACGTTGAATTCGCTTTGTTTGAGTAATGAAGTAATTTGTATGGAGGCGTTAGAGGAGGGTGTATTTGAATTGTGTTTGAGGTTTTTGGAAGATGATAATGAGAAAGTTAGAAGAAATGCATCGAATTTGATCAAGGTTTTTGGTGGTGCAGGTTGCGTTTAG